Proteins encoded in a region of the Saccharomyces eubayanus strain FM1318 chromosome V, whole genome shotgun sequence genome:
- the CEM1 gene encoding fatty acid synthase CEM1, producing the protein MSKRVVVTGLGCVTPLGRTLNESWRNLLSSKNGLTPITSLPDYEKEYKPREKSIPSTITVGKIPEDFHDKESAISKLLFTGQDERRTSSFIKLAVRTTYEALQHAGLLRPNEININTSLCNLDHFGCLIGSGIGSIQDIYQTSLQFHNDNKKVNPYFVPKILTNMAAGNVSIKFNLKGLSHSVSTACATGNNSIGDAFNFIRLGMQDICVAGASETSLHPLSLAGFIRAKSITTNGISRPFDTERSGFVLGEGCGMLVMESLEHAQRRKANIICEIVGYGLSSDACHITSPPADGNGAKRAIEMALKMAHLKPSDVDYVNAHATSTLLGDKAECLAITSALLPGRPASKPLYISSNKGAIGHLLGAAGAVESVFTICSLRDDMIPHTLNLKNILHLENDESDRLYFVRDKPIEKANPKYALCNSFGFGGINTSLLFKKWEKI; encoded by the coding sequence ATGTCAAAAAGAGTGGTTGTAACAGGACTGGGTTGTGTGACACCACTAGGAAGAACGTTAAATGAGTCATGGAGAAACTTACTCTCTTCTAAAAATGGACTAACACCAATCACATCCTTACCTGACTACGAAAAGGAGTACAAACCCAGAGAGAAGAGCATTCCATCGACGATAACCGTAGGGAAGATCCCAGAAGACTTTCATGATAAGGAATCCGCCATCTCCAAGTTACTATTTACAGGCCAAGACGAAAGAAGAACCTCAAGCTTCATCAAACTAGCCGTACGTACGACATATGAAGCTCTTCAACACGCCGGTCTCTTACGCCCAAATGAAATAAACATTAACACATCACTATGTAATTTGGACCACTTTGGGTGCCTGATAGGATCCGGCATAGGATCTATTCAGGATATATACCAAACCTCTTTGCAGTTccataatgataataaaaaggtAAACCCTTATTTTGTCCCAAAGATCCTCACAAACATGGCAGCCGGTAACGTGTCCATAAAATTCAATCTGAAAGGATTATCTCACAGTGTTTCTACAGCATGTGCAACAGGTAATAATTCCATTGGCGACGCATTCAATTTCATCCGGTTGGGCATGCAGGATATCTGCGTCGCTGGTGCAAGTGAAACGAGTTTACATCCGCTAAGTTTAGCAGGATTTATCAGAGCGAAATCAATTACCACTAATGGAATATCTAGACCATTTGACACAGAACGCTCTGGGTTCGTGCTTGGTGAAGGATGCGGCATGCTCGTCATGGAGTCCTTAGAACATGcccaaagaagaaaggcaAATATAATATGTGAAATAGTCGGCTACGGGTTAAGTAGTGATGCCTGTCATATCACCTCCCCTCCTGCTGACGGAAATGGTGCCAAGAGAGCGATAGAAATGGCCCTCAAAATGGCTCACCTAAAACCGAGCGACGTTGATTACGTCAATGCTCACGCCACATCAACTTTATTAGGCGATAAAGCAGAATGCCTGGCCATTACGTCTGCACTTTTGCCAGGAAGGCCCGCAAGTAAACCATTGTATATATCAAGTAACAAAGGCGCAATTGGCCATCTTTTAGGTGCAGCTGGTGCAGTAGAAAGTGTGTTTACAATTTGTTCCCTGAGGGATGATATGATACCACATACATTGAACCTAAAGAATATACTACATCTGGAAAATGACGAGTCCGACAGACTATATTTTGTAAGAGATAAACCTATAGAAAAAGCTAATCCGAAATACGCATTATGCAATAGCTTCGGATTTGGAGGAATCAACAcatctcttctttttaaaaaatgggAGAAAATCTGA
- the GIP2 gene encoding Gip2p, with product MYIKAEQKPPQFKKNDEKSHRNKNQRLPDLETDFKDHGVNLDLYRKDMNGSAEETLNSLKFLHKPQRVTQMRANRFPEEEVQRNTNLNKRISSARNDENSENDDDSSSGGPATGKTEATSNSSAKYPFKIELPPLSPRSFLATPSYETEYPETKSPGNDMNFEYDEEILIPFAPPVYKKSGELLKSSLKRRSKSLPTTPGIRESRGDGCRRGGDGPVLLRSKSVHFNQATPVKYFAEDESPINVNKTEQYDNRLSFKHKPVNLMVDPDEEERLLSLGLETTSIGDDLTTVAPKGFTNPAKNPNASNGNSINNTKLRKSKRFQSLVKNKTVIPPPKLNKNFTNGGSTDEFQNRDSTNYHVVGLYSKNFPILSNKNPKSLKLNIFINLSQNKKVFLQELSLYIHRDSNFLFSTPSFNNIPEGHNNNNNNEGIMNKGNNTGCTRLIVGRILVKNIFYDKRVVIRYTWDGWRTAHEVECVYISNGDGILPGTDMDIFHFIIDDASKLDPRGRLEFCIHYSTRNDYKREEYWDNNNGKNYKVEVVMDGFKDPFAVVG from the coding sequence ATGTATATTAAGGCAGAGCAGAAACCCCCacaattcaaaaagaatgatGAGAAATCACacagaaataaaaatcaGCGGCTACCGGATCTCGAAACGGATTTTAAGGACCACGGGGTTAATTTGGACTTATACAGGAAGGATATGAATGGCAGCGCTGAGGAGACGTTAAACtctctgaaatttttgcatAAACCTCAACGAGTAACACAGATGAGAGCCAACAGGTtcccagaagaagaagtacaAAGGAACACTAACTTAAACAAGAGGATTTCTTCGGCAAGGAACGATGAAAACTCTGAAAACGATGACGATAGTTCCAGCGGTGGACCCGCCACGGGCAAGACTGAAGCAACATCAAATAGCAGTGCAAAGTATCCATTCAAGATAGAGCTGCCTCCGCTTTCTCCAAGATCATTCTTAGCTACCCCCTCTTACGAAACTGAATATCCGGAGACCAAGTCTCCTGGCAATGATATGAACTTTGAATACGATGAAGAGATTCTGATTCCATTTGCGCCTCCTGTATATAAGAAGTCTGGCGAACTGCTAAAAAGCTCACTGAAGAGAAGATCAAAGTCGCTTCCCACAACTCCGGGTATAAGGGAGAGCAGGGGGGACGGTTGCCGAAGGGGAGGTGATGGTCCTGTGTTACTTAGAAGTAAAAGTGTCCATTTCAATCAAGCCACTCCGGTAAAATACTTCGCAGAAGACGAAAGCCCTATAAATGTCAATAAAACTGAACAGTACGATAACCGCTTGAGTTTTAAGCATAAACCAGTGAACTTGATGGTAGACCCAGATGAGGAGGAAAGACTGTTATCTTTGGGATTAGAAACTACTTCTATTGGTGACGATTTGACAACGGTTGCACCCAAGGGCTTTACTAACCCTGCTAAAAATCCAAATGCTAGTAATGGCAACAGTATTAATAACACTAAATTAaggaaaagtaaaagaTTCCAGAGTCTcgtaaaaaataaaacggTAATTCCACCACCCAAACTcaataaaaatttcacGAATGGTGGTAGCACTGACGAATTCCAGAACCGGGATTCGACTAACTACCACGTTGTCGGGCTCTATAGTAAGAATTTCCCCATTTTGAGCAACAAGAACCCAAAAAGTTTAAAGTTAAACATTTTTATTAACTTGtcacaaaacaaaaaagtcTTCCTACAAGAATTATCACTATACATTCACAGAGACAgcaactttcttttcagtacCCCATCATTTAATAATATTCCCGAAGGtcacaacaacaacaacaacaatgaaGGCATCATGAACAAGGGTAATAACACCGGCTGTACAAGATTAATTGTGGGAAGGATATtggtgaaaaatattttctatgATAAAAGAGTGGTGATACGATATACATGGGATGGGTGGAGGACGGCGCACGAAGTGGAATGCGTTTATATTAGCAATGGAGATGGAATCTTGCCGGGCACCGATATGGacattttccatttcattaTCGACGACGCCAGCAAACTTGATCCTCGAGGCAGGCTGGAATTTTGTATCCACTATTCCACACGCAACGACTATAAACGAGAGGAATACTGGGACAACAATAACGGGAAAAATTATAAAGTTGAGGTTGTCATGGATGGTTTCAAAGATCCGTTCGCAGTAGTCGGTTGA
- the FCY21 gene encoding purine-cytosine permease, whose amino-acid sequence MSLTHGMSVAGTKDTGYALKDLESRARDVKTPSADEYYEDTESHGTEELVETKLSFLNRVAASLSAETKGIEPITDDEKTDDSILNAASMWFSANMVLPAYAIGALGPLIFGLNFGQSVLVIIFFNLMGLISVAFFSVFGAELGLRQMVLSRYLVGNVAARIFSLINFIACIGWGIVNTVASSQVLNMVNPGHQCPLWAGCIVIIGATVIVTFFGYNVIHSYEKWAWVPNFAVFLVIIARLARSGKFVLGAWTSGPTTAGNVLSFGSTVYGFAAGWTTYAADYTVYMPRKTNKYKIFFSLVAGLAAPLYFTMILGAAVAMTAVGDPTWRAYYDDNSIGGLTFAILVPNSVHGFGQFCCVLLSLSTIANNVPNMYTIALSVQATWEPLAKVPRVVWTLLGNAAALAISIPACYYFSTFMNYFMDSIGYYLAIYIAIACSEHFIYRRSFSAYNVDDWNNWDRLPIGIAGTAALIVGAFGVALGMCQTYWVGEIGRLIGDYGGDIGFELGLSWAFIVYNIARPLELKYFGR is encoded by the coding sequence ATGTCTCTGACACATGGAATGTCTGTAGCTGGTACTAAAGATACAGGATATGCGCTCAAAGATCTTGAGTCTCGAGCTCGCGATGTTAAAACTCCTTCAGCCGATGAATACTATGAAGATACAGAATCACACGGAACCGAAGAACTAGTTGAGACCAAGTTGTCCTTTTTAAACAGAGTTGCTGCCAGTCTAAGCGCTGAGACAAAGGGTATTGAGCCAATCACAGACGATGAAAAAACCGACGACTCTATACTGAACGCCGCGTCCATGTGGTTTTCTGCTAATATGGTTTTGCCTGCCTACGCTATCGGTGCCCTAGGTCCCTTGATATTTGGGCTGAATTTCGGTCAAAGTGTTCTGgttatcattttcttcaatcttATGGGATTGATATCTGTAGCgttcttttctgtttttggTGCGGAACTAGGTCTAAGACAGATGGTCCTTTCCAGATACTTAGTCGGTAATGTTGCAGCACgaattttctctttaatCAACTTTATCGCTTGTATTGGTTGGGGTATTGTAAATACTGTAGCAAGTTCACAAGTGCTGAATATGGTCAATCCAGGTCATCAGTGTCCTCTTTGGGCCGGCTGCATTGTTATTATCGGTGCCACTGTGATTGTGACATTTTTTGGTTATAATGTCATTCACTCTTATGAAAAATGGGCGTGGGTACCAaattttgctgttttctTAGTCATCATTGCCCGTTTGGCAAGATCTGGAAAATTTGTCCTTGGTGCATGGACATCTGGCCCTACTACTGCAGGAAATGTGCTATCGTTTGGTTCAACTGTTTATGGATTTGCTGCAGGTTGGACCACGTACGCCGCTGATTACACTGTATACATGCcaaggaaaacaaataagtacaaaatattcttttcacttGTAGCCGGTTTAGCAGCTCCATTGTATTTCACCATGATTCTTGGTGCTGCCGTAGCAATGACTGCTGTCGGTGATCCAACGTGGAGAGCATATTATGATGATAACTCTATTGGTGGTTTAACATTTGCTATCCTTGTTCCAAATTCTGTTCATGGATTCGGCCAATTTTGCTGCGTTTTGTTATCTTTATCCACTATTGCAAATAATGTTCCTAACATGTACACGATTGCTTTATCAGTGCAGGCTACGTGGGAGCCTTTGGCAAAAGTTCCAAGAGTTGTTTGGACTTTATTAGGTAACGCAGCCGCTTTAGCTATTTCGATTCCCgcttgttattatttttctactttcATGAATTACTTTATGGACTCCATCGGTTATTACTTGGCTATCTACATCGCCATCGCCTGCTCCGAGCATTTCATTTACAGACGTTCGTTTAGCGCTTACAATGTCGATGACTGGAATAATTGGGACCGTTTACCTATTGGTATTGCAGGCACTGCTGCCTTAATCGTCGGTGCCTTCGGTGTTGCCTTGGGTATGTGTCAAACTTACTGGGTAGGTGAAATTGGTCGTTTGATCGGCGATTATGGTGGTGATATTGGGTTCGAGTTAGGGTTAAGTTGGGCATTTATTGTTTACAATATTGCAAGACCTTTAGAACTCAAATACTTTGGTCGTTGA
- the HIS1 gene encoding ATP phosphoribosyltransferase gives MDLVNHLNDRLLFAIPKKGRLYSKCVSILNGADINFHRSQRLDIALCTSLPIALIFLPAADIPTFVGEGKCDLGITGVDQVRESDVDVDLPIDLQFGKCKLQVQVPVNGEYKKPEQLIGKTIVTSFVRLAEKYFAELEGTSVEKMSTKIKYVGGSVEASCALGIGDAIVDLVESGETMRAAGLIDIATVLGTSAYLIESKNPKSDKSLIATIKSRIEGVMTAQKFVSCIYNAPETKLGELLKVTPGRRAPTISKIGDEGWVAVSSMIERSTKGVVLDELKRIGATDIMVFEISNCRV, from the coding sequence ATGGATTTGGTAAATCATCTGAACGATAGACTGCTGTTTGCAATCCCAAAGAAGGGTCGTTTATACTCTAAATGTGTTTCAATTTTAAATGGTGCAGACATTAACTTCCACCGTTCCCAAAGATTAGACATTGCATTGTGCACAAGTCTACCTATAGCGTTAATCTTTTTGCCTGCCGCAGATATTCCAACTTTCGTTGGTGAAGGTAAATGTGATCTCGGTATAACCGGTGTCGATCAAGTACGTGAATCTGATGTCGACGTGGACCTACCGATCGATTTGCAGTTCGGTAAATGCAAATTACAAGTACAAGTCCCAGTAAACGGTGAGTACAAAAAGCCAGAACAACTGATTGGTAAGACCATTGTTACCAGTTTTGTCAGACTTGCTGAAAAATACTTCGCAGAATTGGAAGGAACCAGCGTAGAAAAAATGTCGacgaaaataaaatacGTTGGTGGTTCTGTAGAGGCATCATGCGCGCTGGGAATCGGTGACGCTATTGTGGATCTTGTAGAAAGTGGGGAAACAATGAGAGCTGCTGGTTTGATCGACATCGCTACTGTATTGGGCACAAGCGCCTACCTAATAGAATCAAAAAACCCAAAGAGTGACAAAAGTTTGATCGCCACCATCAAGTCAAGAATCGAAGGTGTTATGACCGCTCAAAAGTTTGTTTCGTGTATCTACAACGCTCCCGAGACGAAGCTCGGAGAACTCTTAAAAGTTACGCCCGGCCGTAGAGCACCAACCATCTCCAAAATTGGTGACGAAGGTTGGGTCGCTGTCAGTTCTATGATCGAGAGATCAACAAAGGGTGTTGTTTTAGACGAACTGAAAAGAATCGGCGCCACAGATATTATGGTCTTCGAGATTTCTAATTGTCGTGTATAA
- the FCY2 gene encoding purine-cytosine permease: protein MLEEGNNVYEIQDLEKSSPIIGSSVENEKKVASSETFTATSEDDQQYIVESSEATQLSRFQRFFASLNAETKGVEPVTEDEKTDDSILNAASMWFSANMVIAAYALGALGPMVFGLNFGQSTLVIIFFNIIGLVSVAFFSVFGAELGLRQMILSRYLVGNVTARIFSFINVIACVGWGIVNTSVSAQLLNMVNEGSGHVCPLWAGCLIIIGGTVLVTFFGYSVIHAYEKWSWVPNFAVFLVIIAQLAKSGKFMGGEWVGGSTTAGGVLSFGSSIYGFAAGWTTYAADYTVYMPKKTNKYKIFFSLVAGLAFPLFFTMILGAASAMAALNDPTWKAYYDKNAMGGVIYAILVPNSLNGFGQFCCVLLALSTIANNIPNMYTVALSAQALWAPLAKIPRVVWTMAGNAATLGISIPATYYFDGFMENFMDSIGYYLAIYIAIACSEHFIYRRSFSAYNVDDWDNWAALPIGIAXTAALIVGAFGVALGMSQTYWVGEIGRLIGEHGGDIGFELGASWAFIIYNIARPLEIKYFGR, encoded by the coding sequence ATGTTGgaagaaggaaataatGTTTACGAAATCCAGGACTTGGAAAAGAGTTCTCCTATAATAGGCTCGAGCGTGGAGAACGAGAAGAAGGTTGCCAGCTCAGAAACCTTTACCGCAACTTCTGAAGATGACCAACAATACATTGTCGAATCATCAGAAGCTACTCAGCTGTCACGTTTCCAAAGGTTCTTTGCCAGCCTAAATGCTGAGACAAAGGGTGTCGAACCAGTCACAGAAGACGAGAAAACTGACGACTCTATATTGAATGCTGCATCCATGTGGTTTTCAGCCAATATGGTCATTGCAGCATATGCTCTAGGTGCCCTAGGTCCAATGGTATTTGGGTTGAATTTCGGTCAAAGTACTTTGgttatcattttcttcaatattatAGGTTTAGTGTCTGTTGcattcttttctgtttttggTGCCGAATTGGGTTTAAGACAGATGATTCTTTCCAGATATTTGGTCGGTAATGTTACGGCAAGGATTTTCTCCTTCATTAATGTTATTGCTTGTGTTGGTTGGGGTATTGTGAACACATCTGTTTCCGCTCAACTGTTAAACATGGTGAATGAAGGCTCTGGTCATGTCTGTCCTCTTTGGGCCGGTTGTTTGATCATCATTGGTGGTACTGTGCTTGTGACATTCTTCGGTTACAGTGTCATCCATGCTTACGAAAAATGGTCATGGGTGCCCAATTTCGCCGTCTTTTTGGTCATTATTGCTCAACTTGCCAAATCAGGAAAGTTCATGGGTGGTGAATGGGTAGGTGGTTCTACTACTGCCGGTGGTGTTCTATCTTTTGGTTCATCTATTTATGGTTTTGCTGCAGGTTGGACCACATACGCCGCTGATTACACTGTATACAtgccaaagaaaacaaacaaatacaagattttcttttccttagTTGCTGGCCTAGCGTTCCCTCTATTTTTCACTATGATACTTGGTGCTGCCTCCGCTATGGCGGCCCTTAATGACCCAACTTGGAAGGCATACTATGATAAAAACGCCATGGGTGGTGTGATCTATGCTATCCTGGTTCCCAACTCTCTAAACGGGTTTGGTCAGTTCTGTTGTGTTCTATTGGCTTTGTCCACCATTGCTAATAATATTCCAAACATGTACACTGTTGCTTTATCTGCCCAAGCTTTGTGGGCACCTTTGGCTAAAATACCGAGAGTTGTCTGGACCATGGCTGGTAATGCCGCAACGTTGGGTATCTCTATTCCTGCCACCTATTACTTTGATGGGTTCATGGAAAACTTCATGGACTCCATCGGTTATTACTTGGCTATCTACATCGCCATTGCCTGCTCCGAGCATTTCATTTACAGACGTTCGTTCAGCGCTTACAATGTCGATGACTGGGACAACTGGGCTGCTCTACCTATTGGTATTGCAKGCACTGCTGCCTTAATCGTCGGTGCCTTCGGTGTTGCCTTGGGTATGTCTCAAACCTACTGGGTTGGTGAGATTGGCCGTTTGATTGGTGAGCATGGTGGTGATATTGGTTTCGAATTAGGTGCAAGTTGGGCATTTATCATTTACAACATCGCAAGACCTCTAGAAATCAAATACTTCGGCCGTTAA
- the HMF1 gene encoding putative isoleucine biosynthesis protein HMF1: MTTKLTPVFCESAPAAAASYSHAMKANNLIYTSGQIPMTSDNKLVEGSIADKAEQVIQNIKDVLEASNSSLDRIIKVNIFLADIKNFAEFNTVYAKYFTTHKPARSCVAVAALPLGVDMEVEVVAAERD; this comes from the coding sequence ATGACCACCAAGTTAACTCCAGTCTTTTGTGAATCCGCTCcagctgctgctgcttcaTACTCCCATGCTATGAAGGCAAACAACTTGATTTACACTTCTGGCCAAATCCCAATGACTTCCGACAACAAGCTGGTTGAAGGATCCATAGCTGATAAAGCAGAACAGgttattcaaaacatcaaaGACGTTTTGGAAGCAAgcaattcttctttagaTAGAATCATCAAGGTTAACATTTTCTTGGCTGACATTAAAAACTTTGCTGAATTTAACACTGTTTACGCAAAGTATTTCACCACCCATAAGCCTGCTAGATCATGTGTCgctgttgctgctttgCCATTAGGCGTTGATATGGAAGTCGAAGTCGTTGCTGCTGAAAGAGATTAA
- the FCY22 gene encoding purine-cytosine permease, with protein sequence MPQTSDVSVIETQDVGRELKDLESGARDSKTSLFNVYYEHTESRGTDELVTAELKSPGTHELVKSKPSFFNRMASALNAETKGIEPITEDEKTDDSILNAATIWFSSNMVIVAYSVGALGPMVFGLNFGQSVLVIVFFNILGLMPVALFSLFGVELGLRQMILSRYLVGNITARFFSFVNVIACVGWCVLNISVSAQLLNMVNEGSGHVCPLWAGCLIVAGGTVLVTFFGYSVIHAYEKWSWIPNFAAFLVIIAQLSRSGNFTGGKWVGGATTAGGVLSFGSSVFGSAAGWATYAADYTVYMPKNTSKYKIFFSVVAGLAFPLFFTMILGAASGMAALNDPTWKAYYEKNAMGGVIYAILVPNSLHGFGQFCCVILALSTVANNVPGMYTVALSAQALWAPLAKIPRVVWTMAANAATLGISIPATYYFDGFMENFMDSIGYYLAIYIAIACSEHFIYRRSFSAYNVDDWDNWDRLPIGIAGIAALFVAAFGVALGMCQTYWVGEISRLIGDYGGDIGFELGGSWAFIVYNIVRPLELKYFGR encoded by the coding sequence ATGCCTCAAACATCAGACGTGTCCGTGATTGAAACACAAGATGTGGGACGTGAGCTCAAAGATCTAGAATCTGGAGCTCGTGATTCCAAGACATCTTTATTTAATGTATACTATGAGCATACAGAATCGCGGGGAACCGATGAGTTGGTCACGGCTGAACTAAAATCGCCCGGAACACACGAACTAGTCAAGAGTAAACcgtcttttttcaatagaatGGCCTCTGCTTTAAACGCCGAGACAAAGGGTATTGAACCAATTACGGAAGATGAGAAAACCGATGATTCCATACTTAATGCAGCAACTATATGGTTTTCAAGTAATATGGTTATTGTAGCATACTCCGTAGGTGCCTTGGGTCCTATGGTGTTTGGTCTAAATTTCGGTCAGAGTGTTTTggttattgtttttttcaatattttagGTTTGATGCCTGTTGCATTATTTTCTCTATTTGGTGTAGAACTAGGACTAAGGCAGATGATTTTGTCCAGGTATCTCGTCGGTAATATCACGgcaagatttttttcttttgttaatGTTATTGCTTGTGTTGGTTGGTGTGTTTTGAACATTTCTGTTTCCGCTCAACTGTTAAACATGGTGAATGAAGGCTCTGGTCATGTCTGTCCTCTTTGGGCCGGTTGTTTGATCGTTGCTGGTGGTACTGTTCTTGTGACATTCTTCGGTTACAGTGTCATCCATGCTTATGAAAAATGGTCATGGATACCTAATTTTGCAGCCTTTTTAGTCATTATTGCACAACTATCCAGGTCTGGAAACTTTACAGGTGGTAAATGGGTAGGAGGTGCAACTACTGCAGGTGGTGTTCTATCTTTTGGTTCATCCGTTTTCGGGTCTGCAGCGGGTTGGGCAACTTATGCAGCAGATTATACTGTGTACATGCCAAAGAACACAAGTAAATacaagattttcttttccgtAGTTGCGGGTCTTGCGTTTCCTCTATTTTTCACTATGATACTTGGTGCTGCCTCCGGTATGGCGGCCCTTAATGACCCAACCTGGAAGGCATACTATGAAAAAAACGCCATGGGTGGTGTGATCTATGCCATCTTGGTTCCCAACTCTCTACACGGGTTTGGTCAGTTCTGTTGTGTTATATTGGCTCTTTCAACCGTTGCCAATAATGTTCCTGGAATGTATACTGTTGCTTTATCCGCCCAAGCTTTGTGGGCACCTTTGGCTAAAATACCGAGAGTTGTCTGGACCATGGCTGCCAATGCCGCAACGTTGGGTATCTCTATACCTGCCACCTATTACTTTGATGGGTTCATGGAAAACTTCATGGACTCCATCGGTTATTACTTGGCTATCTACATCGCCATTGCCTGCTCCGAGCATTTCATTTACAGGCGTTCGTTTAGCGCTTACAATGTCGATGACTGGGATAATTGGGACCGTTTACCTATTGGTATTGCAGGTATTGCTGCCTTATTTGTTGCTGCCTTCGGCGTTGCCTTGGGTATGTGTCAAACTTACTGGGTTGGCGAAATCAGTCGTTTGATCGGTGATTATGGTGGTGATATTGGTTTCGAATTAGGCGGAAGTTGGGCATTTATTGTTTACAATATTGTCAGACCTTTAGAGctcaaatattttggtCGTTGA
- the PET117 gene encoding Pet117p: MSRASKITFTVSCLITAVTVVGVHYVQEMERETLHQGPIKDAKRVEEKRLRNLNGTAPIDPTKERKRYFNMSEHEEQKELRKKYEAMQPLSGEVVTKDGEVVKESKD, encoded by the coding sequence ATGAGTAGAGCCAGCAAAATAACCTTTACAGTATCCTGTCTAATAACGGCAGTGACAGTGGTCGGAGTGCATTAtgttcaagaaatggaaaggGAAACTCTACATCAGGGTCCGATAAAAGATGCCAAACGAGTCGAAGAGAAGAGACTGAGAAACCTAAATGGCACTGCACCAATAGATCctacaaaagaaagaaaaagatatttcAATATGAGTGAGCATGAGGAACAGAAAGAGCTGCGGAAAAAATATGAGGCCATGCAACCGTTAAGTGGAGAAGTTGTTACGAAGGACGGAGAAGTGGTAAAGGAATCTAAGGATTGA
- the PCL6 gene encoding Pcl6p: MSVTGDSSSSTNASNSPKSTYSIRSDDKASLVGTRNDETRSDDPQQDNNRRDIVVITRVASDETLESQSSTSSMGIRPDPSFSSEDIPPQARAELNNRVRALSMNNINKYHPVRFSKSSERRCKNDEASEASSLNDKAQSGPTVQLSTQEDRVLEGDKSNPQATPSLNIAEFPTDKLLKMLTALLTKIIKSNDRTAAANPSLTQEIENGKSPTLTDNEKKYLSPVLGFRGKHVPQIGLDQYFQRIQKYCPTTNDVFLSLLVYFDRISKRCNSATTTPKTDAVKYGPSSDKNSLSKANKDDDKMSACNSNENNENNESDDENMDVEKNSKPHPQMFVMDSHNIHRLIIAGITVSTKFLSDFFYSNSRYSRVGGISLQELNHLELQFLVLCDFELLISVNELQRYADLLYRFWNNAKTQSQALVTSV, encoded by the coding sequence ATGTCTGTCACAGGTGATTCTTCGTCGTCAACTAACGCAAGCAACAGTCCGAAGTCTACATACTCAATACGGTCAGATGATAAAGCAAGTCTCGTAGGCACCAGAAATGATGAAACGCGTTCAGACGATCCACAACAAGACAATAATAGGCGTGATATTGTGGTCATAACAAGGGTAGCCTCTGATGAAACTCTAGAATCGCAATCATCTACTTCATCGATGGGAATTAGACCAGACCCGTCTTTTAGCTCAGAAGATATTCCTCCCCAGGCCAGAGCTGAACTGAATAACCGAGTGCGTGCCTTAAGTATGAACAACATTAATAAATACCATCCAGTACGATTCTCAAAGAGTAGCGAAAGGCGATGCAAAAACGACGAAGCAAGTGAAGCGAGCAGTTTGAATGATAAAGCACAAAGTGGACCTACGGTTCAATTATCGACCCAAGAAGACAGAGTGCTTGAGGGCGACAAGAGCAATCCACAAGCAACTCCCTCTCTGAATATAGCAGAATTCCCTACTGATAAGCTTCTTAAAATGCTGACCGCATTGCTGACTAAAATAATCAAGTCCAATGATAGAACTGCAGCCGCTAATCCAAGTTTAACACAAGAGATTGAAAATGGGAAGTCTCCTACTCTAACTGATAACGagaagaaatatttgaGTCCTGTTTTGGGGTTCCGAGGAAAGCACGTACCACAGATTGGCCTTGATCAGTATTTTCAGAGAATTCAGAAGTATTGTCCCACTACAAATGATGTATTTTTATCACTGCTTGTCTATTTCGATAGAATCTCCAAGAGATGCAATAGTGCTACTACAACGCCCAAAACCGATGCCGTAAAATATGGACCAAGTTCAGACAAAAACTCCTTAAGTAAGGCTAATAAGGACGATGACAAAATGTCCGCATGTAACAGTaacgaaaataatgaaaataatgagtcagatgatgaaaatatggatgttgaaaaaaactccAAGCCACATCCCCAGATGTTCGTTATGGATTCCCATAATATCCATCGACTAATCATAGCTGGTATTACCGTCAGTACGAAATTCCTGAGCGATTTTTTCTACAGTAATTCAAGATATTCTAGGGTCGGAGGCATATCGTTACAAGAGCTCAACCATTTAGAGCTGCAGTTTCTGGTTTTATGCGATTTTGAACTGTTGATTTCAGTCAATGAATTGCAGAGGTACGCGGATTTACTATACAGATTTTGGAACAACGCGAAGACCCAATCACAAGCGCTAGTAACGAGTGTCTAG